In Bacillota bacterium, the following are encoded in one genomic region:
- a CDS encoding glycosyltransferase family 4 protein, translated as MKAKAMICHLTSVHYVFDIRIFHKQLRALSGAGYDVSLIAQHEKDCTIDGIRIIALPAPKNRLQRMFGLTLKLLTRAIKIKPDLYHFHDPELIPVGIVLKLVTRKKVIYDVHEDYPEKILTKFWLPPFLRRVMSTLAAAAERVAAHLLDGIVTVTDDIEKKFSTSRARVVQVRNYPELKALPSRERVPRGGEGAVLIYAGLLNEERGIYQLVQAMELIDARREITLRLLGRFDSIDFQRKVEQLRGYERVDYRGWLEQEEVWANYMEADIGLVCIHPLKHLTVALPNKLFEYMSAGLPVIASDFALWKEIIGASRCGLMVNPMVPGEIAAAVEYLLANPDRRKEMGENGRRMVFLRYTWARESRKLLDFYNKILQT; from the coding sequence GCGTTGTCCGGGGCCGGTTATGACGTTTCTTTGATTGCTCAACATGAGAAGGATTGTACCATCGACGGGATCCGGATCATTGCCCTCCCTGCCCCGAAAAACCGTCTGCAGAGAATGTTCGGCTTGACATTGAAATTATTAACCCGGGCAATCAAGATAAAACCGGATTTGTACCATTTCCATGATCCGGAGTTGATACCCGTGGGCATCGTACTCAAACTGGTTACCCGCAAAAAGGTTATTTATGATGTCCATGAGGATTATCCGGAGAAGATCCTTACAAAATTCTGGCTTCCCCCTTTTCTGCGACGGGTGATGTCCACTCTGGCGGCGGCCGCGGAACGGGTGGCTGCCCACCTGCTGGATGGTATCGTCACTGTCACCGACGATATCGAGAAAAAGTTTTCCACGAGCCGGGCCAGGGTGGTCCAGGTAAGGAATTATCCCGAATTGAAAGCTTTGCCGTCCAGGGAAAGGGTGCCGCGGGGAGGGGAAGGGGCTGTTCTCATCTATGCCGGGCTCCTGAACGAGGAGCGGGGGATCTATCAATTGGTGCAGGCCATGGAGTTGATCGATGCCCGCAGGGAAATCACCTTGAGGCTGCTGGGCAGGTTTGACAGCATCGATTTTCAAAGAAAGGTTGAACAGCTCCGGGGGTATGAAAGAGTCGATTACCGCGGGTGGCTTGAACAGGAAGAGGTATGGGCGAACTATATGGAAGCAGATATCGGGTTGGTATGTATTCATCCTTTGAAACATCTCACGGTTGCTTTACCCAACAAGCTCTTTGAATATATGTCCGCGGGGCTTCCGGTGATCGCTTCCGATTTTGCTCTCTGGAAAGAGATCATTGGCGCAAGCCGTTGTGGACTGATGGTGAACCCCATGGTTCCCGGGGAAATCGCTGCCGCGGTTGAATATCTTCTGGCCAACCCCGATCGGCGGAAGGAGATGGGGGAAAATGGGAGAAGGATGGTTTTCCTGCGTTACACCTGGGCAAGGGAAAGCAGAAAATTGTTGGATTTTTACAACAAGATTTTGCAGACATGA